A section of the Kribbella sp. HUAS MG21 genome encodes:
- a CDS encoding ROK family glucokinase, whose product MALTQALTIGIDIGGTKVAAGVVDPEGNILDRLRRDTPTKDPKETEDAIADIVHDLESRHDVIAVGIGAAGFVDGTRSSVLFAPHLAWRHEPLRDAVERRLGIPVVVENDANAAAWSEWRFGGGQGESHLVCVTLGTGIGGAILNDGALQRGKFGIAGEFGHMQVVPGGHRCECGNRGCWEQYASGNALTREARELALSGSPVAHNLLRAAGGDTRKINGPMVTELAKDGDPVAVELLEDVGRWLGIGLANLAAALDPGTFVIGGGVSDAGELLLSPAREAFKRTLTGRGFRPEARIVRAVLGPEAGMVGAADLAREEATWLRRVRVKTTAVTAKTAAARGRSTRLERAARKSAARRTGMRADPDLHRTDMADVNGDPDA is encoded by the coding sequence TTGGCTCTGACGCAAGCTCTGACGATCGGGATCGACATCGGCGGGACCAAGGTCGCCGCCGGGGTGGTCGACCCGGAGGGCAACATCCTGGACCGGTTGCGTCGCGACACGCCGACCAAGGACCCGAAAGAGACCGAGGACGCGATCGCGGACATCGTCCACGACCTGGAGTCCCGGCACGACGTGATTGCCGTCGGCATCGGCGCGGCCGGGTTCGTCGACGGGACGCGCTCGTCGGTGCTGTTCGCGCCACACCTGGCCTGGCGGCACGAGCCGCTGCGGGACGCGGTCGAGCGCCGCCTGGGCATCCCGGTCGTGGTCGAGAACGACGCGAACGCCGCCGCCTGGTCCGAGTGGCGGTTCGGCGGCGGCCAGGGCGAGAGCCACCTGGTCTGCGTGACGCTCGGCACCGGCATCGGCGGCGCGATCCTGAACGACGGCGCGCTGCAGCGCGGGAAGTTCGGGATCGCGGGCGAGTTCGGGCACATGCAGGTGGTGCCGGGCGGTCACCGCTGCGAGTGCGGCAACCGCGGCTGCTGGGAGCAGTACGCCTCCGGCAACGCGCTGACCCGCGAGGCGCGCGAGCTGGCGCTGTCCGGCTCGCCCGTCGCGCACAACCTGCTGCGGGCGGCGGGTGGCGACACGCGGAAGATCAACGGTCCGATGGTGACCGAGCTGGCCAAGGACGGCGACCCGGTCGCGGTCGAGCTGCTCGAGGACGTCGGCCGCTGGCTGGGCATCGGCCTCGCGAACCTCGCCGCCGCGCTGGACCCGGGCACGTTCGTGATCGGCGGCGGCGTGTCCGACGCGGGCGAGCTGCTGCTGTCGCCGGCGCGGGAGGCCTTCAAGCGGACGCTGACCGGCCGCGGGTTCCGCCCGGAGGCGCGGATCGTCCGCGCCGTACTCGGGCCGGAGGCCGGCATGGTCGGTGCGGCCGACCTCGCCCGCGAGGAGGCGACGTGGTTGCGCCGGGTCCGGGTGAAGACCACAGCGGTGACCGCGAAGACGGCCGCGGCGCGCGGTCGCTCGACCCGCCTGGAGCGCGCGGCCCGCAAGTCGGCGGCACGCCGTACCGGAATGCGCGCGGACCCCGATCTGCACCGCACCGACATGGCCGACGTGAACGGCGATCCTGACGCATGA
- a CDS encoding alpha/beta hydrolase → MHPENQSASRTVNRDPAYDGYARAYDDLLGEYGVTVDVSCPELSSTGRVFVARTGTGEPVVFLHGTPATSAVWIPLAARLRGVRAYLVDRPGHGLSGAVDYADVPDLRAHAVAFVSELLDALGLERAVLAGNSLGGLWALWAGLDRPERVSAVVAIGAPPGLLTPRLPRIFGPLAVPWTAKLMQRLDPPSPRSTRRFFRLMGDPPAQLSDSMVDAFTEGLRLPNAEGGMSHMIQHFVAWPGRFADRHLWLAADELAELRPRVLFVWGRKDFLGDLTVARRTAAALPQAAVVEAGTGHLPWLQDPQGVADAVGSFLRP, encoded by the coding sequence ATGCACCCCGAGAACCAGTCGGCCAGCAGGACGGTCAACCGCGATCCGGCGTACGACGGGTACGCCCGCGCGTACGACGACCTGCTCGGCGAGTACGGCGTCACGGTCGACGTCTCCTGTCCGGAGCTCAGCTCGACGGGCCGGGTCTTCGTCGCCCGGACCGGGACCGGCGAACCGGTGGTGTTCCTGCACGGGACACCGGCAACGTCGGCGGTGTGGATCCCGCTCGCCGCCCGGCTGCGGGGTGTTCGGGCCTACCTAGTGGACCGGCCCGGCCACGGCTTGTCCGGTGCCGTCGACTACGCCGACGTACCCGATCTGCGGGCGCATGCGGTGGCGTTCGTCAGCGAGTTACTCGACGCGCTCGGACTCGAGCGGGCTGTTCTCGCCGGCAACTCGCTGGGCGGCCTGTGGGCCCTGTGGGCAGGGCTCGACCGGCCGGAACGGGTGTCGGCCGTCGTGGCGATCGGTGCCCCGCCGGGACTGCTGACGCCTCGGCTGCCGAGGATCTTCGGGCCGTTGGCGGTGCCCTGGACGGCCAAGCTGATGCAGCGCCTCGATCCGCCGTCGCCACGCTCCACGCGCCGGTTCTTCCGTCTGATGGGCGATCCGCCGGCGCAGCTGAGCGACTCGATGGTGGACGCGTTCACCGAGGGCCTGCGGCTGCCGAACGCCGAAGGCGGAATGAGCCACATGATCCAGCACTTCGTCGCCTGGCCCGGCCGGTTCGCGGATCGGCACCTCTGGCTGGCGGCGGACGAGCTCGCCGAGCTCCGGCCGCGGGTGCTCTTCGTCTGGGGTCGCAAGGACTTCCTCGGCGACCTCACCGTGGCGCGGCGTACGGCTGCGGCCCTGCCGCAGGCTGCGGTGGTCGAAGCCGGCACCGGCCACCTGCCGTGGCTTCAGGATCCGCAGGGCGTCGCTGACGCCGTTGGTTCGTTCCTCAGGCCGTGA
- a CDS encoding DUF2237 domain-containing protein, with amino-acid sequence MDSDLNVLGEPLEECGTDPVTGFYRDGCCTSGPEDLGSHTVCAVMTAEFLAHQASVGNDLVTPRPEYSFAGLRPGDRWCVVAARWLQAYHDGAAAPVVLASTHARALETIPLAVLREHAVDVPPDPGSLT; translated from the coding sequence ATGGACAGCGACCTGAACGTGCTCGGTGAGCCGCTGGAGGAGTGCGGGACCGACCCGGTCACCGGGTTCTACCGCGACGGCTGCTGCACGAGCGGGCCGGAGGACCTCGGCAGCCACACCGTCTGCGCGGTGATGACGGCCGAGTTCCTGGCGCACCAGGCCTCGGTCGGGAACGACCTGGTCACACCGCGTCCGGAGTACAGCTTCGCCGGGCTGCGGCCGGGGGACCGCTGGTGTGTGGTGGCCGCCCGCTGGCTGCAGGCGTACCACGACGGCGCGGCCGCCCCCGTCGTACTGGCGTCCACGCACGCGCGGGCGCTGGAGACGATCCCGTTGGCCGTACTGCGGGAGCACGCGGTCGACGTACCGCCGGATCCGGGGTCGTTGACCTGA
- a CDS encoding nuclear transport factor 2 family protein encodes MEDFGTFLRRFEEANTAFVNGDPSLWMPLVSRSEHTSIFGGFGGQEVGWSEIGPRYEWAASQFRDLGGTVEFEYLDKHVGTDTAYTVAIERCTVQHVTQPAPVPHELRATMIFRLEDNEWKITHRHADPLTPRSSPSGP; translated from the coding sequence ATGGAGGATTTCGGCACGTTCCTGCGGCGCTTCGAGGAGGCCAACACCGCGTTCGTCAACGGTGACCCGTCGTTGTGGATGCCGCTGGTGTCGCGCAGCGAGCACACGTCGATCTTCGGCGGCTTCGGCGGCCAGGAGGTCGGCTGGTCCGAGATCGGGCCGCGGTACGAGTGGGCGGCGTCGCAGTTCCGCGACCTCGGCGGCACGGTCGAGTTCGAGTACCTCGACAAGCATGTCGGCACGGATACGGCCTACACGGTCGCGATCGAGCGCTGCACCGTCCAGCACGTCACCCAGCCCGCGCCGGTACCGCACGAACTGCGCGCGACGATGATCTTCCGCCTCGAGGACAACGAGTGGAAGATCACGCACCGGCACGCGGACCCACTCACCCCCAGGTCCTCCCCTTCCGGGCCCTAG
- a CDS encoding alpha/beta fold hydrolase gives MPVQAHAEEFRSPGTGENAAVGVLLSHGFTGSPRSMRPFAEHLAAQGYGVAVPRLPGHGTRWPELNRTGWQDWYAVLDNELERLRKEHDQVFTVGLSMGGCLVLRLAEEHGTDISGLVLINPSVQTDDKRLALLPVLSRLVPSFPGISNDIKKPGVDEGAYDRMPLRALHSLSQLWKLTRADLAKVTQPVLLFRSTVDHVVEPSSGRTVLSSISSRDVTETLLEDSYHVATLDNDAPRIFADSTAFISRLSGLVIGRQDA, from the coding sequence GTGCCAGTGCAAGCCCACGCGGAGGAGTTTCGCAGTCCCGGCACCGGGGAGAACGCCGCCGTCGGCGTCCTGCTGAGCCATGGGTTCACCGGCTCGCCGCGGTCGATGCGGCCGTTCGCCGAGCACCTGGCCGCCCAGGGGTACGGCGTCGCGGTGCCGCGGCTGCCCGGTCACGGGACCCGCTGGCCGGAGCTGAACCGGACCGGCTGGCAGGACTGGTACGCCGTCCTGGACAACGAACTGGAGCGGCTGCGGAAGGAGCACGACCAGGTGTTCACGGTCGGGCTGTCGATGGGCGGCTGCCTGGTCCTGCGGCTCGCCGAGGAGCACGGCACCGACATTTCCGGTCTGGTCCTGATCAACCCGTCGGTGCAGACCGACGACAAGCGGCTCGCGCTGCTGCCGGTGCTGTCCCGGCTGGTGCCGTCGTTCCCCGGCATCTCGAACGACATCAAGAAGCCGGGTGTCGACGAGGGCGCCTACGACCGGATGCCGCTGCGGGCGCTGCACTCGCTGTCGCAGCTGTGGAAGCTCACCCGGGCGGATCTGGCGAAGGTCACACAGCCGGTGCTGCTGTTCCGCAGTACTGTCGATCATGTGGTGGAGCCGAGCTCGGGGCGGACGGTGCTGTCCTCGATCTCGTCCCGCGACGTGACCGAGACCCTGCTCGAGGACAGCTATCACGTGGCAACCCTGGACAACGACGCACCGCGGATCTTCGCTGACTCGACAGCGTTCATCAGCCGGCTGAGCGGACTCGTGATCGGCCGGCAGGATGCGTGA
- a CDS encoding nitronate monooxygenase: MNALCSLLGIDVPIVLAPFGPWEEVELAAAVSEAGGLGSLGTALRSTDELRDQWRRMRELTDRPFAVNHTGRPLVREAFDATLEARPAAISFHLGIPADLIARAHDHGIVWIQAVGDVDAAEIALEAGADVLIAQGTEAGGNAGWVSTLVLVPAVVDLAGSTPVVAAGGIADGRGLAAALALGAQGVSLGTRFLASTEMTIDPEWKERIVGAHARDAVKVAHADRVLPPFNLPQVGATFAPRVLRTPLTDQLEQDPESVDPRELAARVRSEVLAGKGHQLLPFTGQSAELVHDVAPAAELVSRLMTECAAALHRAGRSALPAVEEGEHRFLRGG; this comes from the coding sequence ATGAACGCACTGTGCTCGCTGTTGGGGATCGACGTACCGATCGTGCTGGCGCCGTTCGGGCCGTGGGAGGAGGTGGAGCTGGCGGCGGCGGTGTCGGAGGCGGGCGGCCTCGGCAGCCTTGGTACGGCGCTGCGCAGTACCGACGAGCTGCGCGACCAATGGCGCCGGATGCGCGAGCTGACCGACAGGCCCTTCGCCGTCAACCACACCGGGCGACCGCTGGTCCGGGAGGCGTTCGACGCCACGCTGGAAGCACGGCCGGCGGCGATCTCGTTCCACCTGGGCATCCCGGCCGACCTGATCGCCCGGGCCCACGATCACGGCATCGTCTGGATCCAGGCGGTGGGCGACGTCGACGCGGCCGAGATCGCGCTCGAGGCCGGCGCCGACGTGCTGATCGCGCAAGGCACCGAGGCCGGCGGGAACGCGGGCTGGGTGTCGACGCTGGTGCTTGTGCCCGCCGTCGTCGACCTGGCCGGCTCGACGCCGGTGGTGGCTGCCGGTGGGATCGCCGACGGCCGCGGTCTGGCGGCCGCCCTGGCCCTCGGGGCGCAGGGCGTGAGCCTGGGCACGCGGTTCCTTGCCAGCACCGAGATGACGATCGATCCGGAGTGGAAGGAGCGGATCGTCGGGGCCCATGCGCGGGACGCGGTGAAGGTCGCGCACGCCGATCGCGTGCTGCCGCCGTTCAACCTCCCGCAGGTCGGGGCGACGTTCGCGCCGCGGGTCCTCCGGACGCCGCTGACCGACCAGCTCGAGCAGGATCCGGAGAGCGTCGACCCGCGGGAGCTGGCGGCGCGGGTCCGCAGCGAGGTGCTCGCAGGCAAGGGCCATCAGCTGCTGCCCTTCACCGGGCAGTCGGCGGAGCTTGTCCACGACGTCGCACCCGCCGCGGAGCTGGTCTCGCGCTTGATGACCGAGTGCGCGGCGGCGTTGCACCGCGCCGGGAGGTCAGCCCTTCCGGCGGTTGAGGAAGGCGAGCATCGCTTCCTGCGCGGCGGGTGA
- a CDS encoding class II 3-deoxy-7-phosphoheptulonate synthase has translation MQFATLTTGQVPGVPTLDELRALKPLQQPEWPDQGALDQVIAELRTLPPLVFAGECDDLTTKIGAVARGEAFILQGGDCAETFAGVTAENIRAKLRVLLQMSVVLQYAASVPVVKIGRIAGQYAKPRSSGEETRDGVTLPSYRGDAVNGFDFTPEARIPDPNRLRGVYNAAAATLNLTRAFTTGGYADLHQVHAWNTDFVKSSPVGQRYEQLATEIERALAFMRACGATSDEFRTVDFYASHEALILEYEHAMTRIDSRTELPYDVSGHLLWVGERTRQLDGAHLEFLASLSNPLGVKIGPTTTPEYIRALIDKLNPKGVEGRLTFITRMGAGKIRSALPPLLEAVRDHGSPVAWVCDPMHGNTYETPNGYKTRNFDDVMDEVQGFFDAHEQVGTWPGGVHMELTGDDVTECLGGGEELVAEDLVNRYETACDPRLNRHQSLELAFLVAERLRGAQG, from the coding sequence ATGCAATTCGCGACGTTGACGACGGGGCAGGTGCCTGGGGTGCCGACGCTGGACGAGCTGCGGGCTCTGAAGCCGCTGCAGCAGCCCGAGTGGCCGGACCAGGGTGCGCTCGACCAGGTGATCGCCGAGCTCCGGACGCTGCCGCCGCTGGTGTTCGCCGGCGAGTGCGACGACCTGACGACGAAGATCGGCGCGGTCGCGCGCGGTGAGGCGTTCATCCTCCAGGGCGGCGACTGCGCGGAGACGTTCGCGGGCGTGACCGCGGAGAACATCCGGGCCAAGCTGCGGGTGCTGCTGCAGATGTCGGTCGTCCTGCAGTACGCAGCGAGCGTGCCGGTGGTGAAGATCGGCCGGATCGCCGGGCAGTACGCGAAGCCGCGCTCGTCCGGTGAGGAGACCCGGGACGGCGTGACGCTGCCGTCGTACCGCGGTGACGCAGTCAACGGCTTCGACTTCACGCCCGAGGCCCGGATCCCGGACCCGAACCGCCTGCGCGGCGTCTACAACGCGGCGGCCGCGACGCTGAACCTGACCCGCGCGTTCACCACCGGCGGGTACGCCGACCTGCACCAGGTGCACGCCTGGAACACCGACTTCGTGAAGTCGTCGCCGGTCGGGCAGCGGTACGAGCAGCTGGCGACGGAGATCGAGCGCGCGCTCGCCTTCATGCGGGCCTGCGGCGCGACCTCGGACGAGTTCCGGACCGTCGACTTCTACGCCTCGCACGAGGCGCTGATCCTCGAGTACGAGCACGCGATGACCCGGATCGACTCCCGCACCGAGCTGCCGTACGACGTGTCCGGCCACCTGCTCTGGGTGGGGGAGCGGACCCGGCAGCTGGACGGCGCGCACCTCGAGTTCCTCGCCTCGCTGTCGAACCCGCTCGGCGTGAAGATCGGCCCGACCACGACCCCGGAGTACATCCGGGCCCTGATCGACAAGCTGAACCCGAAGGGCGTCGAGGGGCGGCTCACGTTCATCACCCGGATGGGCGCGGGCAAGATCCGGTCGGCGCTGCCGCCGCTGCTGGAGGCGGTCCGCGACCACGGCTCACCGGTCGCGTGGGTGTGCGACCCGATGCACGGGAACACCTACGAGACGCCGAACGGGTACAAGACCCGCAACTTCGACGACGTGATGGACGAGGTCCAGGGCTTCTTCGACGCGCACGAGCAGGTCGGCACCTGGCCGGGCGGCGTGCACATGGAGCTCACCGGCGACGACGTCACCGAGTGCCTCGGCGGCGGTGAGGAACTGGTCGCGGAGGACCTCGTGAACCGGTACGAGACCGCCTGCGACCCGCGGCTGAACCGGCACCAGTCGCTCGAGCTGGCGTTCCTGGTCGCCGAGCGGCTGCGGGGCGCGCAGGGATGA
- a CDS encoding GntG family PLP-dependent aldolase produces MTIDLRSDTVTRPSAEMLAAMTSAPVGDDVYGEDPTVNALEERVAELLGHEAGLFTVTGSLANLLGVRSLVPPGGEVLCEASAHIVRAELGSHAAVAGVTTRTWTGPSGQIDLEQIRALIAPDLGPYFVVTSAVSVENTHNFGGGSIQHEYDALADELDARGLPLHLDGARLWNAAVATGRSAASYASRAAAASVCLSKGLGAPVGSVLVGSAELIREARVWRKRLGAGWRQAGVLAAAGLYAVEHNVERLAEDHANARAIASVLADAAPGSVKPDQVETNIVVADLAATGKSVGEVVEAARAAGVLVGGVGATQLRIVTHLDASAADCRSAAETLARILAG; encoded by the coding sequence ATGACGATCGACCTGCGGTCGGACACCGTCACGCGTCCGTCGGCGGAGATGCTGGCCGCGATGACGTCGGCCCCGGTGGGCGACGACGTGTACGGCGAGGACCCGACCGTCAACGCGCTGGAGGAGCGGGTCGCGGAGCTGCTCGGGCACGAGGCCGGGCTGTTCACGGTCACGGGTTCGCTCGCGAACTTGCTCGGCGTGCGTTCCTTGGTGCCGCCAGGCGGTGAGGTGCTGTGTGAGGCGAGCGCGCACATCGTCCGCGCCGAGCTCGGGTCGCACGCCGCTGTCGCGGGCGTCACGACGCGGACCTGGACCGGACCGTCGGGGCAGATCGACCTCGAGCAGATCCGGGCGCTGATCGCGCCGGACCTCGGTCCGTACTTCGTCGTCACGTCGGCGGTGTCTGTCGAGAACACGCACAACTTCGGCGGCGGTTCGATCCAGCACGAGTACGACGCCCTCGCGGACGAGCTGGACGCGCGCGGGCTGCCGCTGCACCTCGACGGGGCGCGGCTGTGGAACGCGGCGGTCGCGACCGGGCGGAGCGCCGCGTCGTACGCATCGAGGGCCGCCGCTGCGAGCGTGTGCCTGTCCAAGGGGCTCGGCGCGCCGGTCGGCTCGGTGCTGGTCGGGTCGGCGGAGCTGATCCGCGAGGCTCGGGTCTGGCGGAAGCGCCTGGGCGCCGGGTGGCGGCAGGCCGGCGTACTGGCCGCGGCCGGGTTGTACGCCGTGGAGCACAACGTCGAGCGCCTCGCCGAGGACCACGCGAACGCTCGTGCGATCGCGTCGGTGCTCGCGGATGCGGCGCCGGGTTCGGTGAAGCCTGACCAGGTCGAGACGAACATCGTCGTCGCGGATCTCGCCGCTACCGGGAAGTCGGTCGGTGAGGTGGTCGAGGCGGCCCGGGCGGCCGGGGTTCTCGTCGGCGGTGTCGGGGCGACCCAGCTGCGGATCGTGACGCACCTGGATGCTTCGGCGGCGGACTGCCGGAGCGCGGCGGAGACGCTGGCCCGGATTCTCGCCGGCTGA
- a CDS encoding TIGR00300 family protein: MQVTETVEITGHLMDSGLLSRVLDDIRGYGGEYTLDKFDLGYDKDDPSTVRMTVGAEDEESLQRLLMRIQTKGANLVDPGTPEITEVTQDGVFPDGFYSTTNLPTSVRLGGRWVSVQNPEMDCGLLVEGDVVRTIPMSDVRAGMKIITSAQGVRVTPPIAVNTEEGFGFMESDVSSEKPQRVLVKQVADGMREAKANGQKVLWVGGPGIVHTGAAPAMVAIVEAGYVDVLFAGNALATHDIESSLYGTSLGVDLSRGRGVEHGHEHHIRAINTIRKAGSIAAAVEQGVLTSGVMHALVRNGKRFVLVGSVRDDGPLPDVYTDVLEGQRAMRAELDGVGYCLMAATMLHSVATGNILPASIPLTCVDINPATVTKLADRGSSQARGIVTDVGLFIEHLARELSPEYAAGK, encoded by the coding sequence GTGCAGGTCACCGAGACCGTCGAGATCACCGGTCACCTGATGGACTCCGGGTTGCTGTCCCGGGTCCTCGACGACATCCGCGGGTACGGCGGCGAGTACACGCTCGACAAGTTCGACCTCGGGTACGACAAGGACGACCCGTCCACGGTGCGGATGACGGTCGGCGCGGAGGACGAGGAGTCGCTGCAGCGGCTGCTGATGCGGATCCAGACCAAGGGCGCGAACCTGGTCGACCCCGGTACGCCGGAGATCACCGAGGTGACCCAGGACGGCGTGTTCCCGGACGGCTTCTACTCGACCACGAACCTGCCGACGAGCGTCCGGCTCGGCGGCCGCTGGGTCTCGGTGCAGAACCCGGAGATGGACTGCGGCCTGCTCGTCGAAGGCGACGTCGTACGGACCATTCCGATGTCCGACGTACGCGCGGGGATGAAGATCATCACCAGCGCGCAGGGCGTCCGGGTCACTCCCCCGATCGCCGTGAACACCGAAGAGGGCTTCGGGTTCATGGAGTCGGACGTGTCGTCGGAGAAGCCGCAGCGCGTGCTGGTCAAGCAGGTCGCCGACGGCATGCGCGAGGCGAAGGCGAACGGCCAGAAGGTGCTGTGGGTCGGCGGCCCCGGCATCGTGCACACCGGCGCCGCGCCGGCCATGGTCGCGATCGTCGAGGCCGGGTACGTCGACGTACTGTTCGCCGGCAACGCGCTCGCGACGCACGACATCGAGTCGTCGCTGTACGGGACGTCGCTCGGCGTGGACCTGTCCCGCGGGCGCGGTGTCGAGCACGGGCACGAGCACCACATCCGCGCGATCAACACGATCCGCAAGGCGGGCTCGATCGCGGCGGCCGTCGAGCAGGGCGTGCTGACGTCCGGCGTGATGCACGCCCTGGTGCGGAACGGGAAGCGCTTCGTGCTGGTCGGCTCGGTGCGCGACGACGGCCCGCTGCCGGACGTCTACACCGACGTGCTCGAGGGCCAGCGGGCGATGCGCGCCGAGCTCGACGGCGTCGGGTACTGCCTGATGGCCGCGACCATGCTGCACTCGGTTGCCACCGGCAACATCCTGCCGGCGTCGATCCCGCTGACCTGCGTGGACATCAACCCGGCGACGGTGACCAAGCTCGCGGACCGCGGCTCGTCGCAGGCCCGCGGGATCGTCACCGACGTCGGGCTGTTCATCGAGCATCTCGCCCGTGAGCTGTCGCCGGAGTACGCCGCGGGCAAGTGA
- a CDS encoding endonuclease/exonuclease/phosphatase family protein — MSDGTLRVLSYNVHRWGDDRTALARVVRACAPDVMLVQEAPTWFGTRRKRRAMAATFGLRYVAASARNAILVADGIELVESLHWRIWRPFVRRRLNFIATQLPGGAVGGHVQIGSTRIAVVCCHLGLHILGRRRELEQVLRRCRAFGTPYLLAGDLNEEPDGPVWKRLAEEGLTDLGADAGPTFSSTNPHKRIDGAHLTPTVQGRILPTPASPEDLAAASDHLPMLIELTA; from the coding sequence ATGAGTGACGGCACCCTGCGCGTGCTGTCGTACAACGTGCACCGCTGGGGTGACGACCGTACGGCGCTCGCGCGGGTGGTGCGGGCGTGCGCGCCGGACGTGATGCTGGTGCAGGAGGCGCCGACCTGGTTCGGCACCCGGCGGAAGCGGCGCGCGATGGCGGCGACGTTCGGCCTGCGGTACGTCGCGGCGTCCGCGCGGAACGCGATCCTGGTTGCCGACGGCATCGAGCTCGTCGAGTCCCTGCACTGGCGGATCTGGCGGCCGTTCGTGCGCCGGCGGCTGAACTTCATCGCCACCCAGCTGCCCGGCGGCGCCGTCGGCGGTCACGTGCAGATCGGCAGCACCCGGATCGCGGTCGTCTGCTGCCACCTGGGCCTGCACATCCTCGGCCGCCGCCGCGAACTCGAGCAGGTGCTGCGGCGCTGCCGCGCGTTCGGTACGCCGTACCTCCTGGCCGGCGACCTCAACGAGGAACCCGACGGCCCGGTCTGGAAACGCCTCGCCGAGGAGGGGCTCACCGACCTCGGCGCCGACGCCGGCCCGACCTTCAGCTCCACCAACCCGCACAAACGCATCGACGGCGCCCATCTCACCCCAACCGTCCAGGGCCGCATCCTCCCGACCCCGGCGTCCCCCGAAGACCTCGCGGCCGCATCGGACCACCTGCCGATGCTGATCGAACTCACGGCCTGA
- a CDS encoding lysophospholipid acyltransferase family protein yields the protein MLYLFLRRFLVAPLIKLLFRPKVTGLEHVPTDGPALLVSNHLAFCDSIFLPVSVPRQIVFPAKSEYFTGPGLKGKLVATFFRSVGQIPIDRSGGRASLAALNTGLGILEKGGLFGIYPEGTRSPDGRLYKGKTGVARMAIVAGVPVIPVAMIDTEKLQPPGTVWPNFFYREKGRLLPRLVRPGVAFGKPLDFSRYEGMERDRFVLRSVTDEIMYALMELSGQEYVDIYADKAKELIKAGESVDEHVRLGDTKAS from the coding sequence ATGCTGTACCTGTTCCTCAGACGGTTCTTGGTCGCACCACTGATCAAACTGCTGTTCCGCCCCAAGGTGACCGGGCTGGAGCACGTGCCGACCGACGGTCCGGCGCTGCTGGTCAGCAACCACCTGGCGTTCTGCGACTCGATCTTCCTGCCGGTCTCGGTGCCGCGGCAGATCGTCTTCCCGGCGAAGTCGGAGTACTTCACGGGTCCCGGCCTGAAGGGCAAGCTGGTCGCCACGTTCTTCCGGTCGGTCGGCCAGATCCCGATCGACCGCTCCGGCGGCCGCGCCTCGCTGGCCGCGCTGAACACCGGCCTGGGGATCCTCGAGAAGGGCGGCCTGTTCGGGATCTACCCCGAGGGCACCCGCTCTCCCGACGGCCGGCTCTACAAGGGCAAGACCGGCGTCGCCCGGATGGCGATCGTGGCCGGCGTGCCGGTGATCCCGGTGGCGATGATCGACACCGAGAAGCTGCAGCCGCCGGGCACCGTCTGGCCGAACTTCTTCTACCGCGAGAAGGGCCGGCTGCTGCCGCGCCTGGTCCGCCCGGGCGTCGCGTTCGGCAAGCCGCTGGACTTCTCCCGCTACGAGGGCATGGAGCGGGACCGCTTCGTGCTCCGCTCGGTCACCGACGAGATCATGTACGCGCTGATGGAGCTGTCCGGCCAGGAGTACGTCGACATCTACGCCGACAAGGCCAAGGAACTGATCAAGGCCGGCGAATCGGTCGACGAGCACGTCCGGCTCGGCGACACGAAGGCCAGCTGA
- a CDS encoding enoyl-CoA hydratase-related protein: MTELVHLDVADGVATVTLDSPHNKNALSQQLTGELLERLEAAGAEDAVRVIVVRSALDVFCSGADLSEATTVGMGVGAQRMVDVQRAIVANPKPVVARVAGPVRAGGIGIVAAADLSVAGESATFALTEVRLGLAAATISLTVLPRLTDRAAAYTFLTGNGFDALEAARLGLLTLTVPDADLDAAVETLVTSLLKGVPQGLRETKKLLNRELLADIDARGKDLAELSASLFGSPAAQEAMLAFLNRRKG; this comes from the coding sequence ATGACCGAACTCGTGCACCTGGACGTCGCCGACGGCGTGGCCACCGTCACGCTGGACTCGCCGCACAACAAGAACGCCTTGTCGCAACAGCTGACCGGTGAACTGCTGGAGAGGCTCGAGGCGGCGGGCGCGGAGGACGCCGTACGGGTGATCGTGGTGCGGTCGGCGCTGGACGTGTTCTGCTCGGGCGCCGACCTGTCGGAGGCGACGACGGTCGGCATGGGCGTCGGCGCGCAGCGGATGGTCGACGTACAGCGGGCGATCGTCGCGAACCCGAAGCCGGTGGTCGCGCGGGTGGCCGGGCCGGTGCGGGCCGGCGGTATCGGCATCGTGGCGGCGGCCGACCTCAGCGTCGCCGGCGAGAGCGCGACGTTCGCGCTGACCGAGGTACGCCTGGGCCTGGCGGCGGCGACGATCTCGCTGACCGTGCTGCCGCGGCTGACGGACCGCGCGGCGGCGTACACGTTCCTGACCGGCAACGGCTTCGACGCCCTGGAGGCCGCGCGCCTCGGCCTGCTCACGCTGACAGTCCCCGACGCCGACCTGGACGCGGCCGTCGAGACCCTCGTCACATCCCTGCTCAAGGGCGTCCCCCAGGGCCTCCGCGAGACCAAGAAACTCCTCAACCGGGAACTGCTCGCCGACATCGATGCCCGTGGCAAAGACCTCGCCGAGCTGTCCGCCTCGCTGTTCGGCTCACCCGCCGCGCAGGAAGCGATGCTCGCCTTCCTCAACCGCCGGAAGGGCTGA